The sequence TAATAAAACTAATAAGTGCCGCTAAAGCCTTTAGGGGTTGTTTGTTGTAGTACTGCCCCGATGAAGGAATACATAGGGACATCACAAATGCCAGTACTGGTGAGGTATCGGGATATTGTTTCTTGTCCATAAAAACACCTCCGATTTTTTTAATTATGCATTTTTACCAAATAAATGGTAAATAAAAGCCCCTAAAAAATTGCCAAAAAAGACTACGATAATCCACAGCGCCCTGTCTGTAGGATTTTTGAAGGAGTCTTCATGACGTCTTAGTACATCAAGTAGTGTTATGATCCAAAATGCAATTAATGCCAGTGGAAAAAAGATAATAATGGGTAAACAGCCTAATCTCAGCATAGTACACCTCCTAAGCCTAGTATATTATATTAGCTTACTTCTCTTATTTATACTTGAAATCCTCCTTTTAAAAAAGAGTTTTTCGGGGTCAGGTCACATATCCTCCCATTGGAAGTAAATGTAACCTGACCCCGAATCCTCTAACTGATTATAACAGTTCCTGTTTTACCTTCTATGCCTTCTTTGGCTTTTTCTAGTGACGTGATTAGCGTCCTTCTTCCTGGTTTTGATTTAACAAATTTAGCTGCAGCTTTGACTTTTGGCAGCATGGAACCAGGTGCAAAATGGCCTTCATCAATATATT comes from Alkalicella caledoniensis and encodes:
- a CDS encoding PLDc N-terminal domain-containing protein → MLRLGCLPIIIFFPLALIAFWIITLLDVLRRHEDSFKNPTDRALWIIVVFFGNFLGAFIYHLFGKNA